In the Kineococcus rhizosphaerae genome, one interval contains:
- a CDS encoding pyridoxal phosphate-dependent aminotransferase — protein sequence MPQIAPHALTIPASPIRRIFDLAQGLDDVVFLNVGEPDLPVAPHVLAAGAQAWRDDVTDYTPNGGIPALRRAIAGKLARDNGLDVDPEQVWVTAGGMQALHQVLSLTLDAGQEVLVPDPGYVNFSMTARHVGAVPVPYPLDAANGFRPDLPALEAAVTGRTRVLLVNSPSNPLGTVYPADVLAGLLEFARRHDLWVVSDEVYERFTYGVAHVSPAGLDPDGRVLSVFSFSKTYALTGARVGWFVAPPAWAPLLRTAQESVISCVNAPAQHAALAALEGDQQVVADAREHYRANIDAACEVLDGKGVRYQRPAGAFYLWVDVSHVSGGDVSAWCERFLVEQRVAVAPGSGFGASGEGCIRLSLAGTRADVVTGVSRIPAVG from the coding sequence GTGCCGCAGATCGCCCCTCACGCCCTGACCATCCCCGCCTCGCCGATCCGGCGGATCTTCGACCTGGCCCAGGGCCTGGACGACGTGGTCTTCCTCAACGTCGGCGAGCCGGACCTGCCGGTGGCGCCGCACGTCCTGGCCGCCGGGGCGCAGGCGTGGCGCGACGACGTCACCGACTACACGCCGAACGGCGGGATCCCCGCCCTGCGCCGGGCCATCGCGGGCAAGCTGGCGCGGGACAACGGCCTCGACGTCGACCCCGAGCAGGTGTGGGTGACCGCGGGCGGCATGCAGGCCCTGCACCAGGTCCTGTCGCTGACCCTCGACGCGGGGCAGGAGGTGCTCGTCCCCGACCCCGGGTACGTGAACTTCTCCATGACCGCCCGGCACGTGGGGGCCGTGCCCGTGCCGTACCCGCTGGACGCGGCGAACGGTTTCCGGCCCGACCTGCCGGCGCTGGAGGCGGCCGTCACCGGGCGCACCCGCGTGCTGCTGGTGAACTCCCCGTCGAACCCGCTCGGCACGGTGTACCCCGCTGACGTGCTCGCCGGCCTGCTGGAGTTCGCCCGCCGGCACGACCTGTGGGTGGTCTCGGACGAGGTGTACGAGCGGTTCACGTACGGCGTCGCGCACGTCAGCCCCGCCGGCCTGGACCCCGACGGGCGGGTGCTGTCGGTGTTCTCCTTCTCCAAGACGTACGCGCTGACGGGGGCGCGCGTCGGGTGGTTCGTCGCGCCGCCGGCGTGGGCGCCGTTGCTGCGCACGGCGCAGGAGTCGGTGATCAGCTGCGTCAACGCCCCGGCCCAGCACGCCGCGCTCGCGGCCCTGGAGGGCGACCAGCAGGTCGTCGCGGACGCCCGCGAGCACTACCGCGCGAACATCGACGCGGCCTGCGAGGTGCTGGACGGCAAGGGGGTCCGCTACCAGCGCCCGGCGGGGGCGTTCTACTTGTGGGTGGACGTGTCGCACGTCAGCGGCGGGGACGTGTCGGCGTGGTGCGAGCGGTTCCTGGTGGAGCAGCGCGTCGCCGTGGCGCCGGGGTCGGGTTTCGGGGCCAGCGGTGAGGGGTGCATCAGGTTGTCCCTGGCCGGCACCCGTGCGGACGTCGTGACGGGGGTTTCCCGGATCCCCGCGGTGGGGTGA
- the dnaB gene encoding replicative DNA helicase, which yields MPPQDIAAEQGVLGGMMLSKDAIADVVEVIKSQDFYRPAHEVIYDAILDLYSRGEPADPVTVSAELTNKGELSRVGGTPYLHDLISTVPTAANAAFYARIVAERAVLRRLVEAGTRIVQMGYGSDGMDVEAVVNTAQAEMYAVTEKRTKEDYAVLGDVIEGTIDEIEASSHRGEGMVGVPTGFADLDSLTNGLHPGQMIVIAARPAVGKALALDTPLPTPTGWTTMGEVAVGDQLIGADGEPTTVVAATEVMTDRPCYEVHFSDGSVIVADEQHQWLTSTRASRRPGRAAEAVRTTGEIAATLRCETGDRRLNHAVSLARPLQVPDRDLLVPPYVLGAWLGDGHSATARLTTADAEMVLLLEDEGLEVRQVDSMVYSLRLPGVPVVTKACVVCGTEFRPKTSQVKTCGRSCGGRSKGVGGYSVPPVCSSCGRPSSGFVLCGSCRAEHGSFQARLRTIGVLGDKHIPVDYLRASETQRRALLAGLLDTDGTVAPSGTVQFTVTSRRLAEQVRELLHTLGYRTGWSEKAVRGRSAESSTAYTITFSTDDEVFRLERKKLVHKDRRQRQFQRRNSRFITDVRRVDSVPVRCVEVSNADHLYLAGRSMVPTHNSTLGLDIARACSIKHGLASVIFSLEMGRNEIAMRLLSAEARVPLQKMRKGNMDDGDWTRFAKTMGAINDAPLYIDDSPNMSLMEIRSKCRRLKQRADLKLVIVDYLQLMTSGKKVESRQQEVSEFSRALKLLAKEIEVPVIALSQLNRGPEQRTDKRPMVSDLRESGSIEQDADMVILLHREDMYEKESPRAGEADFIVAKHRNGPTDTITVAFQGHYSRFVDMAT from the coding sequence ATGCCCCCCCAGGACATCGCCGCCGAGCAGGGCGTGCTCGGCGGGATGATGCTGTCCAAGGACGCCATCGCCGACGTCGTCGAGGTCATCAAGAGCCAGGACTTCTACCGCCCCGCTCACGAGGTCATCTACGACGCGATCCTCGACCTGTACTCCCGCGGCGAGCCCGCCGACCCCGTCACCGTCTCCGCCGAGCTCACCAACAAGGGCGAGCTCAGCCGCGTCGGTGGCACCCCGTACCTGCACGACCTCATCTCCACCGTCCCCACGGCCGCCAACGCCGCCTTCTACGCCCGCATCGTCGCCGAGCGCGCCGTCCTGCGCCGCCTCGTCGAAGCCGGCACCCGCATCGTGCAGATGGGCTACGGCTCCGACGGCATGGACGTCGAGGCCGTCGTCAACACCGCCCAGGCCGAGATGTACGCCGTCACCGAGAAGCGCACCAAGGAGGACTACGCCGTCCTCGGGGACGTCATCGAAGGCACCATCGACGAGATCGAGGCCAGCTCCCACCGCGGGGAGGGCATGGTCGGCGTGCCCACCGGCTTCGCCGACCTCGACAGCCTCACCAACGGCCTGCACCCGGGGCAGATGATCGTCATCGCGGCGCGGCCGGCGGTCGGGAAGGCGCTCGCGCTCGACACCCCGCTGCCCACCCCCACCGGCTGGACGACGATGGGCGAGGTCGCGGTCGGCGACCAGCTGATCGGCGCGGACGGCGAGCCGACGACCGTCGTCGCGGCGACGGAGGTCATGACCGACCGCCCCTGCTACGAGGTGCACTTCTCCGACGGCAGCGTGATCGTCGCGGACGAGCAGCACCAGTGGCTGACGAGCACGCGCGCCTCGCGCAGGCCCGGCCGAGCGGCCGAAGCGGTGAGGACCACTGGTGAGATCGCCGCCACCCTGCGGTGCGAGACGGGCGACCGACGCCTCAACCACGCCGTCAGCTTGGCCCGGCCTCTCCAGGTGCCGGACCGGGATCTCCTGGTGCCGCCCTACGTGCTGGGGGCGTGGCTGGGAGACGGGCACAGCGCGACTGCTCGCCTCACGACCGCCGACGCCGAGATGGTCCTGCTCCTGGAGGACGAAGGCCTCGAAGTCCGCCAGGTCGACTCGATGGTCTACTCGCTCCGCCTTCCCGGTGTTCCTGTGGTGACCAAGGCCTGCGTGGTGTGCGGCACCGAGTTCCGTCCCAAGACGTCGCAGGTCAAGACGTGTGGGCGCAGCTGCGGCGGCCGGTCCAAGGGCGTCGGTGGTTACTCCGTGCCGCCGGTCTGCTCCTCTTGTGGTCGGCCTTCCAGCGGTTTCGTGCTCTGCGGCAGCTGCCGAGCCGAGCACGGCAGCTTCCAAGCCCGGCTCCGGACCATCGGTGTGCTCGGTGACAAGCACATCCCCGTCGACTACCTGCGCGCCTCCGAGACGCAGCGTCGGGCACTGCTCGCGGGTCTGCTGGACACCGACGGCACCGTCGCGCCGTCGGGGACCGTCCAGTTCACCGTGACCTCTCGACGACTCGCGGAGCAGGTGCGTGAGCTCCTGCACACCTTGGGATACCGGACCGGGTGGAGCGAGAAGGCGGTCAGAGGTCGGAGCGCCGAGTCGTCGACGGCGTACACGATCACTTTCAGCACGGACGACGAAGTCTTCCGGTTGGAACGGAAGAAGCTGGTCCACAAGGACCGACGCCAGCGGCAGTTCCAGCGGCGCAACAGCCGCTTCATCACCGACGTCCGCCGCGTCGACTCCGTCCCGGTCCGTTGCGTCGAGGTCTCCAACGCCGACCACCTCTACCTCGCCGGTCGCTCCATGGTCCCGACCCACAACTCGACGCTGGGACTGGACATCGCCCGCGCCTGCTCCATCAAGCACGGCCTGGCCTCCGTCATCTTCTCCCTGGAGATGGGGCGCAACGAGATCGCGATGCGCCTGCTGTCCGCCGAGGCGCGCGTCCCCCTGCAGAAGATGCGCAAGGGGAACATGGACGACGGCGACTGGACGCGGTTCGCCAAGACCATGGGCGCCATCAACGACGCCCCGCTGTACATCGACGACTCCCCGAACATGTCGCTCATGGAGATCCGCTCCAAGTGCCGGCGGCTCAAGCAGCGCGCCGACCTCAAGCTCGTCATCGTCGACTACCTGCAGCTCATGACGTCGGGCAAGAAGGTGGAGAGCCGCCAGCAGGAGGTCTCGGAGTTCTCGCGCGCGCTGAAGCTCCTCGCCAAGGAGATCGAGGTCCCCGTCATCGCCCTGTCGCAGCTGAACCGTGGTCCGGAGCAGCGCACCGACAAGCGACCCATGGTGTCGGACCTCCGTGAATCGGGGTCCATCGAGCAGGACGCCGACATGGTCATCCTGCTGCACCGCGAGGACATGTACGAGAAGGAGTCCCCGCGGGCGGGGGAGGCGGACTTCATCGTCGCCAAGCACCGCAACGGCCCCACGGACACGATCACCGTCGCGTTCCAGGGCCACTACTCGCGCTTCGTCGACATGGCGACCTGA
- a CDS encoding VOC family protein, with translation MSTVALLAEDFEGAKRWYTELLGIAPYFDQPWYAEFRVGDHQHELGILDARFAGQLGGVPATDRPGGVVLYWHVDDLDAAIARTLELGATVFQPARRFGEGFTGACVLDPFGNLLGLMHNAHYLEVLAGRTS, from the coding sequence ATGTCGACCGTGGCGCTGCTGGCGGAGGACTTCGAGGGCGCCAAGCGCTGGTACACCGAGCTGCTGGGGATCGCGCCGTACTTCGACCAGCCCTGGTACGCCGAGTTCCGCGTCGGCGACCACCAGCACGAGCTGGGGATCCTCGACGCCCGCTTCGCCGGGCAGCTCGGCGGGGTCCCGGCGACCGACCGCCCCGGCGGCGTCGTCCTGTACTGGCACGTCGACGACCTCGACGCCGCGATCGCCCGCACGCTCGAGCTGGGGGCGACGGTGTTCCAGCCGGCCCGGCGGTTCGGCGAGGGGTTCACGGGGGCCTGCGTGCTCGACCCGTTCGGCAACCTCCTGGGCCTCATGCACAACGCGCACTACCTCGAGGTGCTCGCGGGCCGCACGTCATAA
- a CDS encoding helix-turn-helix transcriptional regulator translates to MRADRLVAVLLLLQSRGRVTAAEVAVELEVSLATARRDLAALASAGVPVYPQAGRGGGWSLVGGARTDLSGLTRDEARALFLTVGPTATSPRARTALRKLVRALPGTFRADAEAAAEAVVVDPARWGGQEAAPPGLVEELQRAVVSRTRVRLDYASRTGRTLRTVDPLGLVDKDDVWYLLAQTPRGRRTFRLDRIGDLETLDERFERPDGFDLVREWQRVVGEVEARRSLTSATVVVPTRFLPVLRTQFGRHCTDVRELGGGRARCLVAAPAPLDLARTLAGWGAGIEVEGPASVRAELGRIGRELVQRYP, encoded by the coding sequence GTGCGCGCCGACCGCCTCGTGGCCGTCCTGCTGCTCCTGCAGTCGCGGGGGCGGGTGACGGCCGCCGAGGTGGCCGTCGAGCTCGAGGTGTCCCTGGCCACCGCCCGGCGGGACCTGGCGGCCCTCGCGAGCGCCGGGGTCCCCGTCTACCCGCAGGCCGGGCGCGGCGGCGGCTGGTCCCTCGTCGGCGGTGCCCGCACGGACCTGTCCGGGCTGACGCGCGACGAGGCCCGGGCGCTGTTCCTCACCGTCGGCCCGACCGCCACGAGCCCGCGGGCGAGGACCGCGCTGCGCAAGCTGGTGCGCGCCCTGCCGGGGACGTTCCGCGCCGACGCCGAGGCCGCGGCCGAGGCGGTCGTCGTCGACCCGGCCCGGTGGGGCGGGCAGGAGGCGGCCCCTCCCGGCCTCGTCGAGGAGTTGCAGCGGGCCGTCGTGTCCCGCACGCGCGTCCGGCTGGACTACGCGTCGCGGACCGGCCGGACGCTGCGGACGGTCGACCCCCTGGGCCTCGTCGACAAGGACGACGTCTGGTACCTGCTCGCGCAGACCCCGCGGGGACGGCGCACGTTCCGCCTCGACCGCATCGGGGATCTAGAAACTCTGGACGAACGGTTCGAACGTCCCGACGGGTTCGACCTGGTCCGCGAGTGGCAGCGGGTCGTCGGGGAGGTGGAGGCGCGGCGGTCGCTGACGAGCGCGACCGTCGTCGTGCCCACGAGGTTCCTGCCCGTGCTGCGCACGCAGTTCGGCCGGCACTGCACCGACGTCCGGGAACTCGGCGGCGGGCGGGCCCGTTGCCTGGTCGCGGCACCCGCGCCGCTCGACCTGGCGCGGACGCTGGCCGGGTGGGGGGCGGGGATCGAGGTGGAGGGACCAGCGAGCGTACGGGCGGAACTCGGCCGGATCGGCCGGGAACTGGTGCAGAGGTACCCGTGA
- a CDS encoding putative protein N(5)-glutamine methyltransferase — translation MDVVGRLHAAGCVFAEREAELLRAAGGDLDALVARRVAGERLEDVLGWALFRGRRYAVAPGVFVPRHRTGALVDLAVAHARPGDRALDLCCGTGALIGAVTDRVPSLRVHATDLLPPATDCARRNLPGATVVTGDLFSALPAGLRFDLVVANVPYVPSREVAHLPAEMREHEDLRTLDGGPDGLDVLRRVLAEVGSWLSPRGRAFTELDEEQTPAAVECARACGLVPEVFVADEEEDDGSRVFSVRLP, via the coding sequence GTGGACGTGGTGGGCAGGCTGCACGCGGCGGGGTGCGTCTTCGCCGAGCGCGAGGCCGAGCTCCTGCGCGCCGCCGGGGGCGACCTGGACGCCCTCGTCGCGCGGCGGGTCGCGGGTGAGCGGCTCGAGGACGTGCTCGGGTGGGCCCTCTTCCGCGGCCGCCGCTACGCCGTCGCCCCGGGGGTGTTCGTCCCGCGGCACCGCACCGGCGCCCTCGTCGACCTCGCCGTCGCCCACGCGCGCCCCGGGGACCGGGCGCTGGACCTGTGCTGCGGGACGGGCGCGCTGATCGGCGCGGTCACCGACCGCGTCCCGTCGCTGCGGGTCCACGCGACCGACCTGCTGCCCCCCGCCACCGACTGCGCCCGCCGCAACCTGCCGGGAGCCACCGTCGTGACCGGCGACCTCTTCTCCGCCCTGCCCGCCGGGCTGCGCTTCGACCTCGTCGTGGCCAACGTCCCCTACGTGCCGAGCCGGGAGGTCGCGCACCTGCCGGCCGAGATGCGCGAGCACGAGGACCTGCGGACCCTCGACGGCGGCCCGGACGGGCTCGACGTGCTGCGCCGGGTGCTGGCCGAGGTGGGGTCGTGGCTGAGCCCGCGCGGGCGGGCGTTCACCGAACTCGACGAGGAGCAGACCCCCGCGGCCGTCGAGTGCGCGCGGGCGTGCGGGCTGGTGCCGGAGGTGTTCGTCGCGGACGAGGAGGAGGACGACGGCTCGCGGGTGTTCTCCGTCCGGCTCCCCTGA
- a CDS encoding HD domain-containing protein: MSSETDVAVSGPKGFVSGQAALDLAHELLSGVDARWAHTRLAAATARSIAHTVPEQDRELLVAAAALHDVGYAPALLRSGFHPLDGADHLAELGWPVRLVGLVAHHSGSRFMARARGLVDRLDAYPDEGGAVADALVYCDMTSTPDGREVRLAERLQEMHARHRGDPAAERQARREREPFLRASVARVQARLGPGRRVLPVPTQQHR, encoded by the coding sequence ATGAGCAGCGAAACGGACGTCGCCGTGTCCGGACCGAAAGGTTTCGTCAGCGGGCAGGCGGCCCTGGACCTGGCCCACGAGCTCCTGAGCGGGGTCGACGCCCGCTGGGCGCACACCCGGCTCGCCGCGGCCACCGCGCGGTCCATCGCCCACACGGTCCCCGAACAGGACCGGGAACTGCTCGTCGCGGCCGCCGCCCTGCACGACGTCGGGTACGCCCCCGCCCTGCTGCGTTCCGGTTTCCACCCCCTCGACGGCGCCGACCACCTGGCCGAGCTCGGGTGGCCCGTCCGCCTCGTGGGCCTCGTCGCCCACCACAGCGGGTCCCGGTTCATGGCCCGCGCGCGGGGTCTGGTGGACCGGCTCGACGCCTACCCCGACGAGGGCGGCGCCGTCGCCGACGCGCTCGTGTACTGCGACATGACGTCCACCCCCGACGGCCGGGAGGTCCGGCTCGCCGAGCGCCTGCAGGAGATGCACGCCCGGCACCGGGGCGACCCCGCCGCCGAGCGCCAGGCGCGGCGCGAACGGGAACCCTTCCTGCGCGCGTCCGTGGCGCGCGTCCAGGCCCGCCTCGGCCCGGGGCGCCGGGTGCTGCCCGTCCCGACGCAGCAGCACCGCTGA
- a CDS encoding MATE family efflux transporter: MLRLAVPALGALVAEPLFLLADSAIVGRLGTLPLAGLGIAGAALGTAVSVFVFLAYGTTANVARRVGAGDRRGALSQGVDGVWLALALGIVVALALRLASGPVVDLLGVSAAARPYALTYLHWSLPGLPGMLVVLAATGVLRGLLDTRTPLVVAAAGAVLNTGLNLLLVHGLGWGIAGSAVGTATTQVLMALALAVVVARGVVRAGARVRPHPVGVLRNARDGVPLLVRTVTLRVAALVTTYVAASRGDAGIAAHQVAITVWTTTALALDALAIAAQALVGRALGAGDVAGVRATIRRTAQWGVGVGALLGVLVGVGSPWIAAVFAPGADVRSHLGAALVVLAVCLPVAGWVFVLDGVLIGAGDGRYLAGAGIVALLVYLPAALAVLAWAPAGRAGLVWLWIAFAGLYSLARLVTLVRRERQDAWMVTGVPDGL; encoded by the coding sequence GTGCTCAGGTTGGCCGTCCCGGCCCTGGGCGCGCTCGTGGCCGAGCCGCTGTTCCTGCTCGCCGACTCCGCCATCGTGGGCCGCCTGGGCACCCTCCCGCTGGCCGGGCTCGGCATCGCCGGGGCCGCGCTCGGGACCGCCGTCAGCGTCTTCGTCTTCCTCGCCTACGGGACGACCGCGAACGTCGCGCGACGCGTCGGGGCCGGTGACCGCCGCGGCGCGCTCAGCCAGGGTGTCGACGGGGTGTGGCTCGCGCTGGCGCTGGGGATCGTCGTGGCCCTCGCGCTGCGCCTGGCGTCCGGCCCGGTCGTCGACCTGCTCGGCGTCAGCGCCGCCGCGCGGCCGTACGCGCTGACGTACCTGCACTGGAGCCTGCCCGGGCTGCCCGGGATGCTCGTCGTGCTGGCCGCCACGGGGGTCCTGCGCGGCCTGCTCGACACCCGCACCCCGCTCGTCGTGGCGGCCGCGGGGGCGGTGCTGAACACGGGCTTGAACCTGCTGCTCGTGCACGGCCTCGGCTGGGGCATCGCGGGGTCGGCGGTCGGGACGGCGACCACCCAGGTGCTCATGGCGCTCGCCCTGGCCGTCGTCGTGGCCCGCGGGGTCGTGCGCGCGGGTGCCCGGGTGCGGCCCCACCCGGTCGGTGTCCTGCGCAACGCCCGCGACGGGGTCCCGCTGCTCGTGCGGACGGTCACGCTGCGGGTCGCGGCCCTCGTCACGACGTACGTCGCGGCCTCCCGGGGCGACGCGGGGATCGCCGCGCACCAGGTCGCGATCACCGTCTGGACCACGACCGCCCTGGCGCTGGACGCCCTCGCCATCGCCGCCCAGGCGCTCGTCGGGCGGGCCCTCGGTGCGGGTGACGTCGCCGGGGTGCGCGCCACGATCCGCCGGACGGCGCAGTGGGGCGTGGGGGTCGGGGCCCTGCTGGGGGTGCTCGTCGGGGTCGGCAGCCCGTGGATCGCGGCGGTCTTCGCCCCCGGCGCCGACGTCCGCAGCCACCTGGGCGCCGCCCTCGTCGTCCTCGCCGTCTGCCTGCCGGTGGCCGGGTGGGTGTTCGTCCTCGACGGCGTCCTCATCGGCGCCGGCGACGGCCGCTACCTGGCGGGCGCGGGGATCGTGGCGCTGCTGGTCTACCTGCCGGCGGCCCTGGCCGTCCTGGCCTGGGCCCCGGCCGGGCGGGCCGGGCTGGTGTGGCTGTGGATCGCGTTCGCCGGGCTCTACAGCCTGGCCCGGCTCGTGACCCTCGTGCGGCGCGAGCGGCAGGACGCGTGGATGGTCACGGGGGTCCCGGACGGGCTCTAG
- a CDS encoding LLM class flavin-dependent oxidoreductase encodes MSFAFSVLDLAPIAPGQSAGDSIAASVALARTAEEHGYRRVWYAEHHNMPHIASSAPAVLIAHVGAHTSTIRLGSGGVMLPNHSPLAIAEQFGTLEAMYPGRIDLGLGRAPGSDEATTYALRRDPAASAQFPEDVAELRAYLAGRSRVPGVQATPGSGLNVPLYVLGSSTFGAHLAARLGLPYAFASHFAPQQLRAAVVSYRNEFQPSEQLAEPYVIAGVNVVAADTTSRARESFAQVQRRFATSLFGRGRTFTEAEIDILMETAAGQHVQQMQHYSAIGTPGEVREYLEEFRREAGADELIVAHQALDTDARLRSVRLLAEAFEGATV; translated from the coding sequence ATGTCGTTCGCGTTCTCGGTCCTCGACCTCGCCCCCATCGCTCCGGGGCAGTCGGCGGGCGACAGCATCGCGGCCAGCGTCGCCCTCGCCCGGACCGCCGAGGAGCACGGCTACCGCCGCGTCTGGTACGCCGAGCACCACAACATGCCGCACATCGCCTCGTCGGCGCCGGCCGTCCTCATCGCGCACGTCGGCGCGCACACCAGCACCATCCGCCTCGGCTCGGGCGGCGTCATGCTGCCCAACCACTCGCCGCTGGCCATCGCCGAGCAGTTCGGGACGCTGGAGGCCATGTACCCGGGGCGCATCGACCTCGGGCTCGGCCGGGCCCCCGGCTCGGACGAGGCGACGACGTACGCGCTGCGGCGGGACCCGGCGGCCTCGGCGCAGTTCCCCGAGGACGTCGCCGAGCTGCGCGCCTACCTCGCGGGCCGCTCCCGCGTCCCCGGGGTGCAGGCCACCCCCGGCAGCGGGCTGAACGTCCCGCTGTACGTGCTGGGGTCGTCGACGTTCGGGGCGCACCTCGCCGCCCGGCTCGGGTTGCCGTACGCGTTCGCCTCGCACTTCGCGCCCCAGCAGTTGCGCGCTGCGGTCGTCTCCTACCGCAACGAGTTCCAGCCCTCGGAGCAGCTCGCGGAGCCGTACGTGATCGCGGGCGTCAACGTGGTGGCCGCCGACACCACGAGCCGGGCCCGGGAGTCGTTCGCCCAGGTGCAGCGACGTTTCGCGACCTCGCTGTTCGGGCGGGGCCGCACGTTCACCGAGGCGGAGATCGACATCCTCATGGAAACCGCTGCGGGGCAGCACGTCCAGCAGATGCAGCACTACTCCGCGATCGGCACCCCGGGCGAGGTCCGGGAGTACCTGGAGGAGTTCCGCCGCGAGGCCGGCGCCGACGAGCTCATCGTCGCCCACCAGGCGCTGGACACCGACGCCCGGCTGCGTTCGGTGCGGCTGCTCGCCGAGGCGTTCGAGGGTGCGACCGTCTGA